The genome window cccctctctcttccactgcgCCAGAGGTACGTTGATCAGTGCCATTACCACCATCGCTCCCGACCTCCACGGACGGCAAGGCCAATCAGCCCATCACCCACGacacaaaggaaagaaaaacacccAGAAACGAAAATGGTGAACTCTTACACAGAGTTGATGCTCATTACCGCCACGACGGTCGGCAAGATCATGCTGTGCTGTATTGTGGGCCTGGTCGTCACGCGGTACTTCTCCACCCCAGAAGAAAGCTTAGTGGGTATTTGCTTCATTGCCATGAGGGTGTTCATGCCGTGTCTTTTGTTTTCAAGCCTCTGTCTGAGCGTGACGTGGGAGCAGCTGAGCAAGTTCTACTGGGCGCCACTGTTCGCCTTTCTGCCGATGGGCCTCGGCTTTCTCTTTGCGGCGTTGCTGCGTGTGTTTCTCACAAAGGAGTACCGCTTCGTCGTAATCCTTGGCAACACCTTCCAAAACAGTCTCACATTCCCGCTGAGCATTTTGATGAACCTCAAGGGCATTGAATGGTTCACCGGCACTGCAGTCACGGACGCGCAGGAGTACATCTTCCTATACAACGTGGTCTGCTCGTTAGGCTTGTGGGCTATCGGTGACCCCATGATCGCCAAcgcgaagaggaaggaagTGGAGTTCGAAGAGGCGATGGTAGCCAGACGGCGTCAGCACCACGAGAGTAGAAGCGTCAACAACGAAGCCGACGCTTCCGAAGACCGCAGGTTTTCCCGCCCACTCGAGCCCCGTGACGACGCCGTCGCAGAGAacagggaagaagaggaattGTCGGTgcgcacagcggcagcgccgcagcggcacggtGCCACCGCGTGCGACCAGCTCAGGTGGTACCGACCGGCGCACGCCAAGGATAAGCCAATCACGCCACCTCGGGGATCCCCCATGATTGCACTGAATGGTGAGATGAACGTCGAAGATACGGAGGAGAGGCCGATGGGATACCGTCTCAAGCGCCTGGGCCTGATGGCTCTCAAGTCGATGAAGTCCCCAATAGTGCTGAGCAGCATCGTTGGCATCATCATCTCCCTTACACCGCCACTTCGGTGGCTAGTGAAGAGCCCTCTTGGCGAGCCCTTTGTCGGTGGCATGGCCCTCGTCGGCAAGGGTGCCAttccgctgcagctgctggtgctgggcGCCTCCATTGTTGCCAAATCCTCCAATGACGGCCCGGCATCCTCGACtaaggaggcggaggcggcaacGTTGTCGCCCGCCATAACTGGCGTGCCGCTGGGAAATGCAGACGGCACCATTCTGGACGTCTCCGCATCGCAGTCCGACAAGACGAACAGCTATGTGCGCTGGGTCACCTCAAAGGTGCCACCGCAGATTATTTTCACCTGGTGCACAGTTTTCACGCGACTGGTGATTATTCCGTGCATTTGCTTTCTTGTCCTGCATCTTCTTGTGAAGGCGGGTCTCATGCCAAACGAGAAGCCATTTTTGCTCTCGATGCTCGTGGCCACCATGTCTCCGACCGCCATAAACTCGACACTGATCTGCATCATGCATGACTATCATGCCTGTAGCTACGCGCGCATGATGTTTTTCATGTACCTCAGCAGCATCATCACGGCCTCCATGTGGCTCTTTGTCTTCACTGTATACCTCAAAGACTAGGCACGCAGTGCGCCAAGACCTGCAAAAGGAGGGAGTGTGAGTGAGTTGGGAGGTACGGAAGCGTCATGTCTGCTGCTCGGTGGATGTCTACGCTTTTTGCGCTCGCACGCATATTGGGAAGGGCAAATCGTCTCGGTCGACCCCCGCAGTGTAATCGCCTTAACGAAAAACAACGAAACCGAACAACACGATTAGGAAGCGTCGCACCAGCGAAGCAAAGTTTGTGATTATTAGTGAAATCAAAGTTTAGGCACACGTCCCCCCTCCGTTCAAGCATCGTATCACTGGGCAGTGAAGGAGGGCGAAagaggcggaagaggagaggggcaaggggggagggtatAGATGATGACGTCAGCACCTGGCCGTGCGCATGTCTTGTACTCgtcgccctcttcccccccccctcctgtcgctctctctaATTTCACTATGTACACGCGATATATCCTACCGCAGCCCCACTGATTTCAGCTGTGTACGCgagcgtgggtgtgtgtgggtgtgtgggtgggtgggtgttaGTGTTCATTCCAAGCAACCACCTTCTCCATGGAAGCATGGCGCAGCGCTCCTCTCGGCTAAAGCACATTCGAACttcactccccctctcaccaccCTTCCCCTGCCTCTTCTTGTACGGCACTTACAAAGCCGTgacgcctctcctcctccctcccggTGGTGACGGGGCTCCTCGCGTTGCggtgctctctcccctcctctcctctgctttTATGGTTCAGGGGGACGTCCAACACAGCCAGGTGTGTTTGCGAGCTGTCTTCTCGGGGCGCGTCTACGTtgagctgctggtgcgcccGCCGTCTGCGTGTACAACCTTCCCTCTCAAGCGAGAGCTCAACAAAGCGCTACAAGGAATACGCGCATCCTTGGTGGAATCCTGCCGCTCTGCACATCcgatcaccaccacccccgccactCCGAGGGGCGGAGCGCACAACtcagcttctctcttcttcttcttgcgaCTTCGAGAAAGGAAGCAGAGATACGCGCCCAACTAACGGTAGTCGTTCACATGACAGCGGTGGCTGACGCGAGCGGCACCGTGGAGGGGGAACTCCGGCAAGCCAAGGAAACCCTGAAAACCCTTAGCACGCTTGCCGAGCAAgccgagcgcggcgccaCGGTGGACTACGACTTGAGCCAGAAACTAATGCGCGAGGTCACCGACCGCGTGCGTCCTTTGGCACAGGGCACGCTGCACGGCCTCaccggcaccaccgctgtgCCCTCCAGCCGCGCCACGCTGCACGCTCGAGCCGGCGCCGGCAGCTCGCAGAACGTTACACCGCTTCAACGGCGACGCGCCGAGCAGGTTCTGTCGGAGGTGAAGTTAATCGAAGCGACACTGCACCGCTACGCCAAAAaaacacagcagcaggccacCTATGTGTCAAGCCTGAAGTCGCTTCTCGGCAACGGCGCCGAGACGCACCGCCAAGACTACGAGGCGATGGACCACCTGGAGCGCGAGAAAAAGAGTCTGCAATACGCTCGGCAGCGCATGCAGGCAATGGAGTCGGAGAGCCGCGAGGTGCTGGCGGCCCTGCAAGACCAAGGCCGCCGACTCGGTGGCGTAGGCAACAAACTGAGCAACTTGCTAGAGACGCTGGGTGTGTCAAACACAACGATTCTGCAGATTGTGCGGCGGAACGAGGTGGATGCGTGGCTGGTATACGGTGGGATCGCACTGCTCCTATTCTTCTTGTGGTACATCTTGTAACTGAAAtgctcccctcctcctcctcctcctcctgctgctgctgctgctgctgctgctcatgtcCATCGAGCAAGAGAAGCGCTTGCTGGATGCATCAACCTCGTGTGATCAGGTTCTTTTACGCATGGGTGTATTGTGTGGACTTCTGTTTGTTTGATGATCGTTcccagccccccccccctctccccctgcaCTTTCGCTGCCTCGCTTCTTTCGGGAGGAAATCTGCATTAGCGTACACATGAGCATCGTCAGCTGTTGTcgcgccctctccccctccccctctttgccTTGCTCTTCATCTGGCGCCTGGGGAGTGGTTCACCGCCGTGCTTTCTTCGCTGTGTTGCTGTTTGCCGATCAAACTGAGAGGTCACTTCTTCTCCAATGAGCTGAAGTAAttaaaggggaagaagaatCAGTCAGGCAGACGTGcaccacacgcgcgcacagaggtgagcaagagcagcagcctctTTGACCGTTGAAGTACTCCTCgccacttttttttctgctgcttctgcgcGGGGCCCTtttgtgtctctcttgcCAGCACACTCCTGCGCACAATACGCGATGGAACTCGGTCAGACGCAGCGGCCGCGCGCGCCGGCAGAACCATTTAAGGACTACGAGCCGCGCCACAAGTGCACCGTGTGTTGCGGcctccgctgcgccgccttcaccgGCTCGGCCACattctgcttctccctcatCTGCAATGCATTTGTGCTTGGCGGTCGAGTGACGGACGGACGCGGCTGGCGTGGCTTCTTGAATAGAAATTCACTTATCGCTCTGCCTGTCGCCGCCATCACCTTCACTCATCAGGTACTCCTCTCGGAATCGCTGTGGAGCAAGAACAAGAAGACAGTAGCGCAGGTAAACACCCAATCCACACTGTCGAACATGTCGCTCTGGGGCTTGGGCACAGCGCTGTGCACAACTGTGTCGCGCCGCTACCTGCCAGCGCGTAGCAGGGCCTACCGTCTTGCTCTGTGGGAGTACCACCGGacgcgccgcggctgcgcgaATCCGTGGATGCCGACGGTGTTCGGTCGTGTGACAGGGGACCTCGACTGGTATAATGTGATGTGGACGCTGACGTTGTACCACCTGCTGTGGGGCATGGTGTCGGTCATGCTAGAGAAGGAAGTAGGCGCGCACTACGCCATGTTCTACCGAAACGGGCAGTACAGCCGACGGTGCTCGCCACGGTGGAGGGAGTGGcgtgaggtggaggtgcgTCGTCATGTGGACACCGAGCAGGCCGTCGCGCCGAACCGATGGGGTACGTTTATCACGAATGATAAGTGGCGCACGCGCAACTTTTGACTCGGTGCACGACTGCCTCAGGGGTACACCTTGCACACAGAGGCAATCGTGTGGACCCCCAGCAGGGTGGGCGTGTCGGGGGGACGCGCGCGCGGCCGCGGTGGATGCAGCGCgtagggggggagggggagtcaACCAATCCCCGATGACCTCCCTCTTTCAGTCTTCTCCTGCCCGAGTATCGTGCGCGTGCAGGTGCTAGTCGTATGCAACTGATCATGTCTCTCTTCAATGCCTCAAAGGCCAGACAAGAACGCCTGTATGGGTTCACCAAAGCAGAAAGCAGTTTCAACTTTGCAAGCGAAAAGACCACCTCGCACGCTTGAGCTGCATCCCCTTCTTTCACTAAGCCAGAAGACATGCTGAGTGTGCTTTGTGTCAGCCTAGTGGGGCTTGTGACTTCTGATTTGGGGCCTTCTATGCGATGACGAGTACGCGTAGCAATTTTACTCACTCGCCGAGCTGCTACTCACCCGCACATGTTCGTCCCTGACTTGTATTGCTTTCCTGCACTGTCCTCTTGTCCACCTTCCGCTCCCCTCGTATCTTCACCTCTCCTGTGTTGTTCTTTTCCTTGCCACCTACGcgcaccgcacacacacaaacacacacacacgcacacatcacTCTCGCTTTCGTGCACACATGTGCTCTTTACTTTCATAAAACACATCCGCTACCATTCGCAGaagctgtgtgtgtgtgtgtataccTGTGCGTCTACGTGTGATGGTGCCTCCATGCATTGACCGCCATTCTCTCTTTCGATTCTCCAccccctaccccctcccctcaccttCCCGATTGCAAAAGTATCGCCCATGTCCGAGGTGTTGAAGCTGGAAAAACTTCTGCGGAAGCAGACGACGTCCGACCACGTCGAGGCCTCGAGGATCGCCTCCACAGCGGAGCGCATCTTGTCCCTGGAGCCAAACCACGTGTACGCGATGCAGTGCAAGTCTGTCGCCCTGCTCCACACTAGGCGGTtcactgctgcgctgagCGTACTGGAAAACCTCCAGCGCCAGAAGACGCCCTTCAGAAACAGCGCAACCTTCCACTTCCACAAGGCGTATTGCCATTACCGCCTCATGCAGTACGCCGAGGCCAAGGCAGAGCTGAGAGAGCAGGAACAGCAGCAAAACAAGCCTATGACCACGGCAGCCCGTCACCTACTGGCTCAGATCCACTACAACCTCGAGGAGTACGCTGAGGCGGCCGCCATGTACGCGGCACTCGTGGCCGACAGCGCCTACCGCGACGAAGTGGAGAAACAGGAGCTGCTCACCAACTACACAGCCTCACTCTCCGCCTGTGCGCCGGAGAAGgttgcggcggtggtgcgtgaTGAAGCGGACGAGAAGACGCCTGACCTGCTCTTTAATCTTGCCACCGCGCAGGTGGAAGCGCACAACTACGAAGGCGCGCAGGCAGTTCTGCTTCAAGCAGAACAGCTatgcgccgccaccttccCGAAGAGCAGTCTGCGCTCTCTGCAGGGCGCGCTTGCTGCCGGCAGTGAGGTGCTGCGGGCACAGCTCGGCGTCCCGCTCGTGGCATCGACCAGCATCGGTGGTGGTAGCTCCACAGAGATCTCGCCggagcgctgcttcttcaaCGAGGTGAGCAGCAACTGGGTGCAGCAGGCGTATGTCGCCTTCATGTGCCACCGCGAAGAGGACGCGCGCCGCGTTGTTGATCTGATTTTTACATACAAGCCGAGCTCCGCCATCACAAGTGCTGTCGCCGCCATCCTGTACACGGCTCTGCAGCGCAACGCTGATTTTTTCGACTCGCACCGCAAGCTCAAGGCGGCCCAGCACGTCAAGGTACTATCGCGCCTCACCTCGCGGCAGCTCATCGCCGTGCAGTACAACACtgccctgctgcagctgagcgcTGGCGCCCTCGACCGCTGCGCCCGCACGGTGGAGCAGATGGAGAAGACACACCCGAACAGCGACCTCACGTACTCGCTGCGTCTTATGCTGGCTGTGCGCGAGctcaagaagaagaaggcggtgcCAGGCAACCCGTCATCGTCCGCCTCGAGCCCCACCAGGTTTGCGACGGACAGCGCGCGCAACGTGCAGGAGTGCGTGCGCAACTACGAAGCAGAGGTTATGCGACGCCAGGGTCTTGGCAGCTCGGAGGCAGAAAACCAGAAGCGCCACCGCTTTATGCAACTCATCACTGCCCAGCTCTTTCTCGAAGAGGGAGACTTGAATCAGGCTGTGGAGACATTGCAAGCGCTGGAGGACTccgcagtggcgcagcgTCCCACGACGGTCATGACGATGGCCGCCTGGAAGGCGCAGATCGGCGATGTCGATGCtgccatggcgctgctgcgcgagcggcTCACTGCCACGGCGGGTGGCTACTCTGCTGCAATAAAAAAGGCAGTATTACTCTGGGCCGTCCGCGACCTCGCCATGGCTCGCGGCCTCTACGCCGCTGTGGGGCAGCTGCTCAAAGCGACGCAAGCCGCTGACGCAAACCTGCAGAAAGACCGAGAagtgacggcgctgctggtcatCTGCCTTGCCGAGACGGAcgtggctgctgcgaagCGCGTCATTGGCACCCTGGACGcagacgccgctgctgcgatgaGCGGCGCTGGTAATAGTGGTCGTCCCGCACCGTCGGAGAAGCAGAtcgaggcgctggtgcgcgaTAACCCTGGCGTCGTCGCCATGAACGAGCTTGGCTACCGTCGCGTGACGGCGGTGGACCAGGAAagcgctgccgctactgGGGGCCGCGCCgtcagtggtggtggcctaccacagcgccgtcgccgccccaTGCGCCGCCCTGCGAAGAACATGGAGGGAAAGCCTGATCCAGAGCGATGGATTCCGATTTCGACGCGCTCCTACATTAAGGACCTGCCGGAGCGGCGCAAGAAGGAGCTGAAGCGGCTGCGCGCCATTGAACAAGAGCAgaagcgccgcgccgcagcagcagcagcggcaagtcAGAAGCAAAGGAAGGTCGAGCAACCGCAGCAACCACAGCCAGACGAAGCCTCCTCTGCAGTTGCAGCTGTGTAACGTGGCAACGCGACTTTGCACGTAAGTGTGATCTGTGTTGTAACGTTGGTGCCGGTCTATTGTATGGGCAAtgcgcctcccctcccccccccgcggcCCATTATTTCTCTGATTGGCTTCGCGCGGGTGCAGCGCACAGAGCGGAGCTCGGTGCAGTGTGTCCCTTGTGCTGGCGCATTGCCTCGGTAATTTTCCTGTTGTATTGTGCTGTTCTCTGCCCTGGTGAAAACCCATGATCATCCTactatgtgtgtgtgtgtgggcctcccgctcctccaccatcactgccgctgccacgatGATCGCGAGTGGATTGCACAGGTGAATTACGCCAAACTCGGAGTAAAGAATCTCTGCTGAACCGTGGGtgtcctctctccctcgcatTCGAGTACACAGCAGCTCGTCGGGTGATTGTGCactgggagagagagagacgttgGCGGTGAAGAATACCTCGCCTTTGGGGTAGCGTAGGGGCCCCTCTTTCGAGCAAGACACACATACGCCCTCCCTCCATATACGGGCGCATTCAAGGCTAGATGAGCTCAATGGTGGACAGCAGGTTTGGGGGGAAGGTGGGGCTCATCCTTTCTTTCGCTCAGTATGGAACGTAGCGCTCCTCCGCGAATGAGGAAAAGCGCTTCACCTATTCTGATACAAGTAAAGACTTCTATGACTTCGATCGACACATCAAACAAtccccccgccctctctttgtgcctCTGATGtgcccaccccaccccacccttcTCCCCACTCTTCTCGATCTCTGTTCTCGGCGCTGACGACCGACGCGCACAACGCAACACTACCATGTATGCGCACGGTGTACGCGTGCCTGTCTGTGTACTGGCAtacgcacaccaccaccaccaccaaccgAAGGCCCTCAGGGGATTGATCCACATACGAAGAGAGGCATACGTAAACACGTatccttccttctcctccccctcccccccccctttcctttcctttacCATCTGTGTTGAGGGTGCGCACTGCTTTGCTTCTTTCCATCCTATCGTAACCCTCACAGAGTACGGgctgcacctccacccccccccgctctTAAGAACGAAGGCACAATGGGCAAACCAAAGTACCTCAAAAAGAAgcaggccgccgccgccgccgcggacgCGGGCTCCGAGGATGGCGCGGACAGGGATATGAACGACAGCACTGCCATCACAAACGGTTCGACGACGACAGCTGAGAACGTGCCTGCCAAGAAGACGGCAGTTGGCGAGGCGGAGCCACAGAGCTCCGGCGCCATGGTGTCCTTTGCCGACCCCGTCTACCGTCAAGGTGTGAACGACATCCTCGTCGAAAAGATTGACATCAGCTACCAGGGCAACGCCATCCTAGAGAA of Leishmania braziliensis MHOM/BR/75/M2904 complete genome, chromosome 19 contains these proteins:
- a CDS encoding putative transporter, which translates into the protein MVNSYTELMLITATTVGKIMLCCIVGLVVTRYFSTPEESLVGICFIAMRVFMPCLLFSSLCLSVTWEQLSKFYWAPLFAFLPMGLGFLFAALLRVFLTKEYRFVVILGNTFQNSLTFPLSILMNLKGIEWFTGTAVTDAQEYIFLYNVVCSLGLWAIGDPMIANAKRKEVEFEEAMVARRRQHHESRSVNNEADASEDRRFSRPLEPRDDAVAENREEEELSVRTAAAPQRHGATACDQLRWYRPAHAKDKPITPPRGSPMIALNGEMNVEDTEERPMGYRLKRLGLMALKSMKSPIVLSSIVGIIISLTPPLRWLVKSPLGEPFVGGMALVGKGAIPLQLLVLGASIVAKSSNDGPASSTKEAEAATLSPAITGVPLGNADGTILDVSASQSDKTNSYVRWVTSKVPPQIIFTWCTVFTRLVIIPCICFLVLHLLVKAGLMPNEKPFLLSMLVATMSPTAINSTLICIMHDYHACSYARMMFFMYLSSIITASMWLFVFTVYLKD
- a CDS encoding putative SNARE protein, with translation MTAVADASGTVEGELRQAKETLKTLSTLAEQAERGATVDYDLSQKLMREVTDRVRPLAQGTLHGLTGTTAVPSSRATLHARAGAGSSQNVTPLQRRRAEQVLSEVKLIEATLHRYAKKTQQQATYVSSLKSLLGNGAETHRQDYEAMDHLEREKKSLQYARQRMQAMESESREVLAALQDQGRRLGGVGNKLSNLLETLGVSNTTILQIVRRNEVDAWLVYGGIALLLFFLWYIL
- a CDS encoding putative signal recognition particle protein — translated: MSEVLKLEKLLRKQTTSDHVEASRIASTAERILSLEPNHVYAMQCKSVALLHTRRFTAALSVLENLQRQKTPFRNSATFHFHKAYCHYRLMQYAEAKAELREQEQQQNKPMTTAARHLLAQIHYNLEEYAEAAAMYAALVADSAYRDEVEKQELLTNYTASLSACAPEKVAAVVRDEADEKTPDLLFNLATAQVEAHNYEGAQAVLLQAEQLCAATFPKSSLRSLQGALAAGSEVLRAQLGVPLVASTSIGGGSSTEISPERCFFNEVSSNWVQQAYVAFMCHREEDARRVVDLIFTYKPSSAITSAVAAILYTALQRNADFFDSHRKLKAAQHVKVLSRLTSRQLIAVQYNTALLQLSAGALDRCARTVEQMEKTHPNSDLTYSLRLMLAVRELKKKKAVPGNPSSSASSPTRFATDSARNVQECVRNYEAEVMRRQGLGSSEAENQKRHRFMQLITAQLFLEEGDLNQAVETLQALEDSAVAQRPTTVMTMAAWKAQIGDVDAAMALLRERLTATAGGYSAAIKKAVLLWAVRDLAMARGLYAAVGQLLKATQAADANLQKDREVTALLVICLAETDVAAAKRVIGTLDADAAAAMSGAGNSGRPAPSEKQIEALVRDNPGVVAMNELGYRRVTAVDQESAAATGGRAVSGGGLPQRRRRPMRRPAKNMEGKPDPERWIPISTRSYIKDLPERRKKELKRLRAIEQEQKRRAAAAAAASQKQRKVEQPQQPQPDEASSAVAAV